Below is a window of Spirochaetota bacterium DNA.
CGCATCTCCTTGCCGTATTGCTTATCGATCTCTCGAGGGAATACACGTCCCCTGAGCGCCACTCCCGCATCGCATCCCTTCGGGAGAGCATCGATAGGGACCCCGGCGAACCAAGGACGGAGAGCTCGTGCGCAGAAGAGGCCAATATCAGCGTGAGCACGTTCAAGCGGCTCTTTCTCCGCGAATGCGGCATGTCGCTCAAGGAATATCAGCTGCGCCGCCGGATCAGCAATGCATCCGCCATGATAGCATCCTCGCCGAAGAAGACCTTCCACGAGATAGCGCTCTCGCTCGGGTTCTATGATGAATTCCATTTCTCGCGGATGTTCAAGAAGATCACCGGCATGCAGCCCAAGACCTATCGCAACACCGTACTGTGACCGATCGATCAGTCATCATCTGAGACTTGTCTCATACCTTTCATCATGCTATACTTAAAGTCATAATGATCACCATGGATGAGATCGCGCAAGAAGCGGGGCTTTCCCGCTACACCGTATCGAAGATATTGAACGGCGATACGACGGTAAAGGCAGCGAGCCGCGATGCGGTAATGGCCATATGCAAGCGCCACGGCTATATGCCCAACAATAATGCCGTCGGCCTCGTGAAAGGCAGAACGAACATAGTCGCGATGATAGTGCCGTATATAACCGATGACTTTTACAATGAGATGATAGAATTGACCGAAACGCTCATCGAAAGCAAAGGGTATCGTCTCATCTACAAATCATCCTATAACGATGCCACAAAAGAAGCGGAGATCATTCAGAGTTTTCTTGCATTGAAAGTATCGGCGCTCATCATCGTCCCGGTCGTTGATGGACCCAATGTACGCATACACACGCTTGCTGCGAAACACGTCCCTGTCATCTACATTGACCGCACCCTCAACAAACGCGGATACAGCGTACTCAATGACAATGAGGCAAGCGCTGCGGCAATGACCGAGCATCTCCTTGGAACGACGGAACGGGTAGCCTATCTCGGCAGCTTCTACGGCGATTCGAATCCAACATCACTCGCCCGAAAGAACGGCTATATCAGTACTATGGAAGAACATGCGCTGAGACCTGATATCATTGCATGCGATGCCAGCACGGAAAAACAGGATAATGAACGGTTCGGTTATGAGAACATGGCGCATTATCTCAGGAACGGCGGGCGCGCGGACGCGGTGTTCTGCGTGACGGATGCTGTCGCACTGGGCGCGATCAAAGCCGTTCGCGACAGCGGAAAGGTCCCCGGCAGGGACATACGCATCGCCGGGCATGACAATCTCAGGTTCACCGAATTCGTCTATCCCTCGATAACCACCATGAAACAGCCCATCGACCTCATGTGCCGTGCATCGGTAGCCATGGCCGATGATCTTATCCATGACCGTTTCCACGGCAAAAAGCAGCAGATCTTCACTTCTGAGCTGATAATCAGGGAATCTGCATAATAATTGCCGCGAAAATATAGAACAAGGGGTCATGACCCCTTGTTCTATTCGATCCTATCGCTTCTACACCGCAAACATACAGACGCCGTTGGGATTTGCCGTTTTCGCGGCGGTTTCCGTATACAATGCCATCGCCGAATTATTGTTATATTGCAGTTGACACGAGGCAACATCGTTAGTATATTATTATTGACACGTGACAATATAAAGAGGTGCCGATATGCATACCCCATTACGCCTCGGCTTCATGCCCACACGGAGACGCTTCTTTTCGCGCGAAGACTCCATGAAATACAAGACCATGATACTCAACAAAATCAGGGAATTATCCCCCTCGCTTGAGATAGTCGACCTGGAATGGCTCAACGAGGACGGCCTTATCCGCGATGCCGATGAATCCGCCAAGGTGGCACGCCATTTCATCGAGAAAGAAGTGGATGCCGTATTCTGCCCGCACTGCAATTTCGGCACGGAAGATGCCGTCACGCTCGCCGCGAAAAAGATCGGAAAGCCGGTACTCCTCTGGGGGCCGCGGGACGAAGCACCGAACGCTGCCGGTGAGCGCCTGCGAGATTCACAGTGCGGGCTCTTCGCGACATCGAAGGTGATGCAGCGATTCGGTGTACGCTTCACCTACATCGTCAATTCGCGTCTCGATACCCCTGTCTTTGAGAATGGTTTTCTCAATTTTCTCCGTGCGGCCAATGCGGTCAAACATTTCAAGGGAGCGCGCATCGGGCAGGTGTCGACACGGCCGCGCGATTTCTATTCCGTCATCGTCAACGAAGGCGAATTGATGGAGAAGTTCGGCGTACAGATAGTACCGGTGGACCTCAGTAAAATAATCGCCGAGGTCCGCTCCTCGCTCGCATCGAACGCAAAGGACATCGATACCGTTGCCGAAGCAATGCGCACCACAGCGGATTTCTCACGCATGGACAAAGAGCTCCCGAGGAAGCTCGCCGCGCTCAAGCTTGCCATACGTAAATGGAGCGATGCAGAAGGTCTCGGAGCGGTCGCCTTCCAATGCTGGGATGCGCTCCAGGAAGAGCTCAAGATATGCTCATGCTTCGCTCATGCCGAGCTCACCGACGAAGGCCTTCCCATAGCATGCGAGACGGATATTCACGGCGCATTGAGCTCACTCATGCTCCAGGCCTGCGATCATTTCGAACACCCGACATTCTTCGCCGACCTTACGATACGCCATCCTGAGAACGATAATGCCGAACTCCTCTGGCATTGCGGACCGTTCCCGGCAACGCTTGCGGAAGGCAAGCGGACGATCAACAGCCATTTCGTCCTGCCGAGCCATGCGGAAGGCGTATGCAACTGGAAGCTCAAGGATGGTCCTGTCACCGTCAGCCGTTTTGACGGCGTGAACGGAAAGTATTCGCTCTTCTGCGGCGAAGGGAAGACCGTGCCCGGCCCGTTCAATCAAGGAACATATACCTATCTCGAAGTGAATGACTGGCCGCTCTGGGAAGAAAAGCTCATCTACGGACCGTACATACATCACGTCTCCTGCGCATTCGGGAAATTCGCTCCCGCGCTCTCTGAAGCAGCGCGCCATATCGAGCATCTGGAATTCGATCCGGTAAGCCCCTCTCTCGGCGAGATACAGAAGGCACTTCGCGAGGGAACGGAGACCGTCACATGCCGATAGTCACCGAAAAAAAAACCGCGCAGAAGGTCATCGACAGCGTCATAGAAAAGAACGCATCGATGGCGATATTCTGCACCGCAAGCCATTGGAACACCGAGGCGATACTCCTTGCCGCGAAGAAGTTCTGCGACAAGTATCAGATCGAAAGCGTACCGCTCGCTGTCGCGATGACGTTCAACTATCCGCATATGCCGCAGGCGCAGCGCGTCACGCACAGTAAAAACGCCAAGCTCGGCTTTCAGAGCATCATGGACCATCTCCATCTCCTCTGCGAGAGCCCCGACTCCCCGTATCGGAACATCACGGTGCTCCCGCATCTCGATCATGCCGACCCCGAGCGCGACGAATGGGCGCTCACCGATGGCACGAAATACCTCGCGTCAGCCATGTTCGATGCGCAGCGGTATCCTTCGGGAAAGAACATCGATATGACACGCGAGTATGTACGGTCTTTCGGCAAGAAGATACTTGTCGAAGGCATCATGGAAGAGCTTGTCGTCGCCGATAAGCACGAAAAGAGCACCGGCTCATCCGACAATTATCTCGAACGGGCACGCGAGTATGTGAGATCGACCGGCATCGATTTCCTCGTCGCCGATCTGGGCACCGAACAGCAGTCATCGAAAAGCGATGCGCACTACATGAACGCGCGTGCAAAGGGACTTACCGCAGCGCTCGGCAGAAAAATGCTCGTACTTCACGGCACATCATCGCTCAACACGGAACAGATGCACGGACTCTCGGATGACGGCGTTGTGCGCGTGAACATGTGGACGAAGATCGCGCGCGAAGCAGGAAAATTCGCCGCCGCCGGTCTCTTTCAACGGGCAGAGTCTATCTCCAACAATGATTTCGAATCGATAGAGTCGAACCGATATATCATGGACTCCATCGACAAGGCTTCCGACATGATGCTCGATGTGCTTGAAGCGCTCAATTACGCGAACTTCGCCCGCTTGTAGATAGATCGAACAGCATGTAAAATAACAATGCACGGAGCAAAGGAGACATCGATGTACATCAATTACAAGGGTTATTCCGCCGAATACGACGAGGCATCGAACACGTTCTCCTGCTCATTCACACCCTCGGGCACATCACAGGAAATACGATTCATTACCAATGGAAAAGCATCGATACGAAGCTATACGGGCGAACGATTTTCCGTGTCTGATTATAAAAAGGTAGAATGCAAACAGAGCGTCGCCTTGAGCGGACGGACATTAAGCGTGATCTACGCCGACGGTCCCGCGTCCGTGCCGCGCGTTGAACTGCACTTCGCCCTCGAGGCATGCTCGCTGCAGATACGAACATTCACCCGCGCCATCGTCTGTGTCGAAGGCGATATTCTCTGGGGAGATGAACCTGAAACATCCACGTTCGGTGTGCGTCTGAACGCCGAGGATCACATCCTGCGCGCAGCGTGCGGCCCCGCGTTCTCGGTGCACGACAACGCCCTCTTCGACCGCACCGCCGACCGCGCCCTTGAGTTCAAAGCGACCGATCTGTTCCATGTCCGCTACGACTGGGGCTCGTCGCATTATCGCTTCGATTTTGAAAGCGGTCTCGATTTCGGACGCTCCTTCTCGTTCAAGATACATGAGAATTTCTGCAAGCGGAAATTCGCCATCCCCTACTCTCCGATCGATAAGCGCCACGGCTTTTCCACACCGCCCGTCGGCTGGATGACGTGGTATGCCGTTCAATTCAAAGCGAACGAAGAGATAGTCCTGAAGAACGCGCGTTCGCTCGCTTCGATATTCGGGAAGTATTCAGACAAGCTCTGCCTCTGGGTCGACTGGGAGTGGAATCACAGCGGATTTACCGGGCTCGGCGATGACGGCGTCGATACGTTCACGCCGCGAAAGGAGGCCTACCCGAACGGACTTGCGCCGGTGGCGAAAGAGATAGAAAAGCTCGGGCTCATCCCCGCGCTGTGGATAGGCGCAACGAATGACGGACGCGAGAACGATCTCCTCAGGAAAAACCCCGAATGGATACTGGCGCAGAAGCAGGTCTGGTGCGGACAATGGTGGATAGACCCGAGCCATCCCGATGTCGTTGAGAAATATATACCGGCAGTGTTCCGTCAGGTACTCGACTGGGGATACAAAGCGATAAAGTGGGATTGCCTCCCGGCGACATTGAGCGTCTGCGACGAGTTCCATTCGAAGTTCAAGGACCGAACGCTTTCCACCGACGCGGCAATGCGGAACGTGGTCAGGTCCGCAAGGAAAACGATAGGCCCTGACGTGTATATGCTCTCCTGTTCGGCAGAATCCGAACGCGATATCACCTTCGCCATGGATGAGTTCAGCGCATCGCGCATCGGCGGCGATATTTTCAGCTGGAGCGAATTCCTCTCGCACTCCATCGATCGTGTGCTGCACTTCTTCCCCCTGCATAACACCGCGTTCTACACCGACGGTGACAATGTCGTCCTTCGCGACGAGTTCAATACGCTTGCGCAGGCGCGTTCGCGCGTATCGTTCTACGGCCTCGCCGGACTTCCGGTGACCATAGGAGATGAATTTTCCGCGCTCGATGACGCGCGTATCGATATGCTCAAACGGATAATCCCTGTCGCAGATATTCATCCATCGGATATCCAGCAGAAAAAGCGTGCGGCAGGATATGTAACCGTTGATCTTGCCGTGTGCAGGGAATTCGGGAACTGGAATGTCGTAAGCATCATGAACACGAAGGATGAAACGCTTGAACTGAATCTGAGCCTCTTATCTGACTTTCACATCGATACCGGCAGCGGCCGGCGATTTGCCGTCTACGATTTCTGGAAAAAGGAACATATCGGCATCGTGGGGGACACACTCACTGTCGCGATAGCCCCGATGGATACCGCCGTGCTCCGCATAACTCCGATAGCCGATAATCCGGAGCTGATATCGACTTCTCGCCATATCACGCAGGGCGGCATCGATCTTACCGCGCTCGCATGGGATGCAAAGAAGAACATCCTGTCAGGGACATCGCGCTGCGTGGAGGGAGATGCGTATACGATCACCTGTCATGTACCGGAGGGATATGTGCTTTCCGGCGTCGACTGCAGCGAGAAGATAGCGCACCGGACCGACGGCGCCATTGCGGCGATCGATATCCATCCATCGAAAAGCGGCGGCGTGGATTGGAAGATTCAGTTTACGAAGCAGTAAGCGGCTATTGGTGAATAGCCATATTTCTGCATTGGTCGTTGTCAAATGTATATTCTTGTAATATACTACAGTCAATATGCAGCGAAAGCAGTTGATAGTAAAGGCGAATGTCTCTATTTGTGAAACATGAGGGTCGATGGGGCTCACCTTTCTGCAACCCGCGACTTAAGTCGCGGGTTGCAGAAAGGTGAGCGGCAGATCGATTGGAAAGAGTACGAATATAGAACGCACGAAAGAGTAATTTGACATGACGGTTTTCCCATGACATCTTTAAACGACAACGGCCTCATCCTTCTTATCGGCGGACGCTCGCGCCGCGCGAACCTCGATGTAAAAAAACAGTTCTACCCCGTGGACGGCGAGGCTCTTTTCATACATGCGATACGCTCGCTCTTTATCCTGCCGTTCAAGCACAGTGTACTCGTCGCCCCGGCGGAAG
It encodes the following:
- a CDS encoding LacI family DNA-binding transcriptional regulator, translating into MDEIAQEAGLSRYTVSKILNGDTTVKAASRDAVMAICKRHGYMPNNNAVGLVKGRTNIVAMIVPYITDDFYNEMIELTETLIESKGYRLIYKSSYNDATKEAEIIQSFLALKVSALIIVPVVDGPNVRIHTLAAKHVPVIYIDRTLNKRGYSVLNDNEASAAAMTEHLLGTTERVAYLGSFYGDSNPTSLARKNGYISTMEEHALRPDIIACDASTEKQDNERFGYENMAHYLRNGGRADAVFCVTDAVALGAIKAVRDSGKVPGRDIRIAGHDNLRFTEFVYPSITTMKQPIDLMCRASVAMADDLIHDRFHGKKQQIFTSELIIRESA
- a CDS encoding L-fucose/L-arabinose isomerase family protein is translated as MHTPLRLGFMPTRRRFFSREDSMKYKTMILNKIRELSPSLEIVDLEWLNEDGLIRDADESAKVARHFIEKEVDAVFCPHCNFGTEDAVTLAAKKIGKPVLLWGPRDEAPNAAGERLRDSQCGLFATSKVMQRFGVRFTYIVNSRLDTPVFENGFLNFLRAANAVKHFKGARIGQVSTRPRDFYSVIVNEGELMEKFGVQIVPVDLSKIIAEVRSSLASNAKDIDTVAEAMRTTADFSRMDKELPRKLAALKLAIRKWSDAEGLGAVAFQCWDALQEELKICSCFAHAELTDEGLPIACETDIHGALSSLMLQACDHFEHPTFFADLTIRHPENDNAELLWHCGPFPATLAEGKRTINSHFVLPSHAEGVCNWKLKDGPVTVSRFDGVNGKYSLFCGEGKTVPGPFNQGTYTYLEVNDWPLWEEKLIYGPYIHHVSCAFGKFAPALSEAARHIEHLEFDPVSPSLGEIQKALREGTETVTCR
- a CDS encoding class II fructose-bisphosphate aldolase: MPIVTEKKTAQKVIDSVIEKNASMAIFCTASHWNTEAILLAAKKFCDKYQIESVPLAVAMTFNYPHMPQAQRVTHSKNAKLGFQSIMDHLHLLCESPDSPYRNITVLPHLDHADPERDEWALTDGTKYLASAMFDAQRYPSGKNIDMTREYVRSFGKKILVEGIMEELVVADKHEKSTGSSDNYLERAREYVRSTGIDFLVADLGTEQQSSKSDAHYMNARAKGLTAALGRKMLVLHGTSSLNTEQMHGLSDDGVVRVNMWTKIAREAGKFAAAGLFQRAESISNNDFESIESNRYIMDSIDKASDMMLDVLEALNYANFARL
- a CDS encoding glycoside hydrolase family 36 protein → MYINYKGYSAEYDEASNTFSCSFTPSGTSQEIRFITNGKASIRSYTGERFSVSDYKKVECKQSVALSGRTLSVIYADGPASVPRVELHFALEACSLQIRTFTRAIVCVEGDILWGDEPETSTFGVRLNAEDHILRAACGPAFSVHDNALFDRTADRALEFKATDLFHVRYDWGSSHYRFDFESGLDFGRSFSFKIHENFCKRKFAIPYSPIDKRHGFSTPPVGWMTWYAVQFKANEEIVLKNARSLASIFGKYSDKLCLWVDWEWNHSGFTGLGDDGVDTFTPRKEAYPNGLAPVAKEIEKLGLIPALWIGATNDGRENDLLRKNPEWILAQKQVWCGQWWIDPSHPDVVEKYIPAVFRQVLDWGYKAIKWDCLPATLSVCDEFHSKFKDRTLSTDAAMRNVVRSARKTIGPDVYMLSCSAESERDITFAMDEFSASRIGGDIFSWSEFLSHSIDRVLHFFPLHNTAFYTDGDNVVLRDEFNTLAQARSRVSFYGLAGLPVTIGDEFSALDDARIDMLKRIIPVADIHPSDIQQKKRAAGYVTVDLAVCREFGNWNVVSIMNTKDETLELNLSLLSDFHIDTGSGRRFAVYDFWKKEHIGIVGDTLTVAIAPMDTAVLRITPIADNPELISTSRHITQGGIDLTALAWDAKKNILSGTSRCVEGDAYTITCHVPEGYVLSGVDCSEKIAHRTDGAIAAIDIHPSKSGGVDWKIQFTKQ